In Hymenobacter gelipurpurascens, one DNA window encodes the following:
- the hisIE gene encoding bifunctional phosphoribosyl-AMP cyclohydrolase/phosphoribosyl-ATP diphosphatase HisIE: protein MKLDFAKMPDGLIPVIVQDAQTGQVLMLGYQNEEAQRVTQQTGRVTFFSRSKKRLWTKGETSGNYLTVVSQHPDCDQDALLIRATPDGPTCHRGTTSCFQQPQESAYPMAPVGFIAELERLVQRRQQFPDEDPKSYTVSLFRKGMPKIAQKVGEEAVETVIDAVGGNIEGLKGEAADLLYHLLVLLTASGLSLEDIVQVLRQRHTTISGGVRRE from the coding sequence ATGAAACTTGATTTCGCCAAAATGCCCGACGGGTTGATTCCCGTTATCGTGCAGGACGCCCAAACCGGGCAGGTGCTCATGCTGGGCTATCAGAACGAAGAGGCCCAGCGCGTGACCCAACAGACGGGCCGCGTGACGTTTTTTTCCCGCTCTAAAAAGCGCCTCTGGACGAAGGGTGAAACCAGCGGCAACTACCTCACCGTGGTCAGCCAGCACCCCGACTGTGACCAGGACGCTCTGCTGATTCGGGCCACGCCCGACGGCCCCACCTGCCACCGGGGCACTACCAGCTGCTTCCAGCAACCACAGGAATCGGCTTACCCGATGGCACCGGTCGGCTTTATTGCGGAGCTGGAGCGCCTGGTGCAGCGGCGCCAGCAGTTCCCGGATGAAGACCCCAAATCCTATACGGTGTCGTTGTTCCGGAAAGGCATGCCCAAAATAGCCCAGAAAGTGGGAGAGGAGGCCGTAGAAACCGTAATTGATGCTGTGGGCGGCAACATCGAAGGCCTTAAAGGAGAAGCCGCCGATCTGCTCTACCATTTGCTGGTGTTGCTGACCGCCTCCGGCCTCTCGCTGGAAGATATTGTACAGGTACTGCGGCAGCGGCACACCACTATTTCCGGCGGCGTACGCCGGGAGTAG
- a CDS encoding glycosyltransferase, with the protein MPSTAAYLATQSLTVLVPVYNEEESLQQFAVEMNKFLDQTPVTTTVLFVNDGSTDGSLAILRDICRQDSRYEFISLSQNRGLSTAIKAGIDHCRTTLLGYIDSDIQTSPLDFLKFFEFFPQYDMVNGIRAKRQDTIVKKLSSKIANTVRRTLINDGIQDTGCPLKIMKIEYARRIPLFHGMHRFLGALVQLQGGKVHQMPVQHFPRFAGTAKYNLWNRAWKPLVDTFGFRWIRSRWKNYEIGEQQRGAAAHG; encoded by the coding sequence ATGCCCTCTACCGCTGCTTACCTGGCCACGCAAAGTCTCACGGTACTTGTACCAGTGTATAATGAAGAAGAAAGCCTGCAGCAGTTTGCCGTAGAGATGAACAAATTTCTGGACCAGACGCCGGTAACAACCACCGTTTTGTTCGTGAATGATGGCTCTACCGATGGCTCACTGGCTATTCTGCGCGACATCTGCCGCCAGGACTCCCGCTACGAGTTCATCAGCCTGAGTCAGAACCGGGGCCTGAGCACGGCCATAAAAGCGGGCATCGACCACTGCCGCACCACGCTGCTGGGCTACATCGACTCCGATATTCAGACCTCGCCGCTGGACTTCCTGAAGTTCTTCGAGTTCTTCCCGCAGTACGATATGGTGAACGGTATCCGGGCCAAGCGCCAGGATACTATTGTGAAGAAGCTTTCTTCCAAGATTGCCAATACGGTGCGCCGCACCCTCATCAACGACGGTATTCAGGATACGGGCTGCCCGCTGAAGATCATGAAGATCGAGTATGCGCGCCGGATTCCGCTGTTTCATGGCATGCACCGCTTCCTGGGGGCGCTGGTGCAGCTGCAGGGCGGTAAAGTGCACCAAATGCCCGTGCAGCACTTCCCACGCTTTGCCGGCACGGCCAAATACAACCTCTGGAACCGGGCCTGGAAGCCCCTGGTCGATACCTTCGGTTTCCGCTGGATCCGGAGCCGCTGGAAGAACTACGAAATCGGAGAGCAGCAGCGCGGCGCGGCTGCGCACGGCTAG
- the hisD gene encoding histidinol dehydrogenase yields MQIFQYPDQSQWAALQQRAAAQQAQEVEQRVLGIFQDVRQRGDVALRDYAQQFDGVQLQDLRVTPEEIAAAAAQVPAELQTAIRQAHANILRFHEAQRPHEERVETMPGVLCWRRAVPVQRVGLYIPGGTAPLFSTLLMLGVPARLAGCPEVVLTTPPQKDGSVNAVILFTAQLLGISTIIKAGGAQAIAALTGGTDSVPAVDKIFGPGNRFVTAAKQLATRYGVAIDMPAGPSEVLIIADDSAVPAFVAADLLSQAEHGPDSQVILLSDSMSVIEQTKAEIARQLTTLPRAAVASQALEESRAILLRTPEEMLYFSNQYAPEHLILAVRNPEQLGEGVTSAGSVFLGHYTPEAVGDYASGTNHTLPTNGYARNYSGVSLDSFLKKITFQRITTEGLLNVGPVVETMAEAEGLSAHARAVTLRLEAITGD; encoded by the coding sequence ATGCAAATCTTTCAATATCCGGATCAGTCGCAGTGGGCCGCGCTACAACAGCGGGCCGCGGCGCAGCAGGCGCAGGAAGTGGAGCAGCGCGTGCTGGGCATCTTCCAGGACGTGCGCCAACGTGGCGACGTAGCCCTGCGCGACTACGCTCAGCAGTTCGATGGAGTGCAATTGCAGGATCTGCGCGTAACGCCCGAGGAAATTGCGGCCGCTGCTGCCCAAGTGCCGGCTGAGCTGCAAACGGCTATCCGGCAGGCCCACGCCAATATTCTGCGTTTCCACGAAGCACAGCGGCCCCACGAGGAGCGCGTAGAGACCATGCCGGGCGTACTTTGCTGGCGCCGGGCCGTGCCGGTTCAGCGCGTAGGCCTCTATATTCCGGGCGGAACGGCGCCGTTGTTCAGCACACTATTGATGCTGGGCGTGCCCGCCCGTTTGGCCGGCTGCCCCGAAGTGGTGCTAACCACGCCTCCCCAGAAGGATGGCTCCGTGAATGCCGTGATTCTCTTTACGGCGCAGCTGCTCGGTATCAGTACCATTATTAAGGCGGGCGGTGCACAGGCCATTGCTGCCCTCACGGGTGGTACCGATTCGGTGCCGGCGGTTGATAAAATATTTGGCCCCGGAAATCGGTTCGTGACGGCCGCCAAGCAGCTGGCCACCCGCTACGGCGTGGCTATTGATATGCCAGCGGGTCCTTCGGAAGTTCTCATCATTGCCGATGACTCGGCGGTGCCAGCTTTCGTGGCCGCCGACTTGCTCAGCCAGGCGGAGCACGGGCCAGACTCGCAGGTAATCTTGCTTTCTGACTCCATGTCGGTCATCGAGCAAACCAAAGCCGAAATTGCCCGTCAGCTGACTACGTTGCCGCGCGCCGCGGTGGCGTCTCAGGCGCTGGAGGAGAGCCGGGCAATTTTGCTGCGCACGCCCGAAGAGATGCTGTATTTCTCCAATCAGTATGCCCCGGAACACCTGATTCTGGCCGTCCGCAACCCGGAGCAGTTGGGAGAAGGCGTCACCAGCGCGGGCTCGGTGTTTCTAGGCCACTATACCCCTGAGGCTGTCGGCGACTACGCTTCGGGCACCAACCACACGCTGCCGACCAACGGTTATGCCCGCAACTACAGCGGCGTTTCGCTGGATTCCTTCCTGAAGAAAATCACCTTCCAGCGCATCACAACGGAAGGTCTGCTGAACGTAGGCCCTGTGGTAGAAACTATGGCTGAAGCCGAAGGACTCAGCGCCCACGCCCGGGCCGTAACCCTACGCCTGGAAGCCATAACCGGAGATTAA
- the hisB gene encoding bifunctional histidinol-phosphatase/imidazoleglycerol-phosphate dehydratase HisB has protein sequence MKKVLFIDRDGTILVEPPTDFQVDSLSREKFQFVPGAISGLARIARELDYELVLVSNQDGLGTDSFPEDTFWPAHTMMLDILRSEGVEFENEHIDRSFPHENLPTRKPGIGMLQKYLGEGAGYDLQHSFVIGDRLTDVELAQNLGCQSILMRPEGEEDVRAALTTMSWEKIYQFLRLPARTAVVQRDTNETKISIELNLDGNGRPSMHTGLGFFDHMLDQLSKHSGVDMTIKVEGDLHIDEHHTIEDTAIALGEAFTQALGDKRGLARYGFLLPMDDVLAQAAIDFSGRPWIVWEAEFKREKIGDMPTEMFYHFFKSFSDAARCNLNIKAEGQNEHHKIEAIFKAVAKSIKMALVRDAGKMEIPSTKGIL, from the coding sequence ATGAAAAAAGTTCTCTTCATAGACCGCGACGGAACCATCCTCGTGGAGCCGCCGACGGATTTTCAAGTTGATTCCCTGAGCCGCGAAAAATTTCAGTTTGTACCAGGCGCCATCAGTGGCCTAGCACGCATTGCGCGCGAGCTGGATTACGAACTGGTGTTGGTGAGCAACCAGGACGGCCTAGGTACCGACAGCTTTCCGGAAGATACCTTCTGGCCAGCCCACACCATGATGCTCGACATTCTGCGCTCGGAAGGAGTGGAGTTCGAGAACGAGCACATCGACCGGAGCTTCCCCCATGAAAACCTGCCGACGCGCAAGCCCGGCATCGGCATGCTGCAGAAGTATCTCGGCGAAGGTGCGGGCTACGACCTACAGCATTCCTTCGTGATTGGGGACCGACTCACGGATGTGGAGCTCGCCCAAAACCTGGGGTGCCAGTCTATCCTGATGCGGCCGGAAGGGGAGGAGGACGTGCGCGCCGCCCTCACGACTATGAGCTGGGAAAAAATATACCAGTTTCTGCGGCTGCCCGCTCGCACGGCCGTAGTACAACGCGACACGAACGAAACCAAAATCAGCATTGAGCTGAACCTCGATGGCAACGGCCGCCCCTCGATGCACACTGGCCTGGGCTTCTTCGACCATATGCTCGACCAGCTCAGCAAGCACTCGGGCGTCGACATGACGATTAAGGTAGAAGGTGACCTGCACATTGATGAGCATCATACCATCGAGGACACCGCTATAGCCTTGGGCGAAGCCTTCACCCAAGCGCTCGGCGACAAGCGCGGGCTCGCTCGGTACGGCTTCCTGCTCCCCATGGATGATGTACTAGCACAAGCGGCCATCGACTTCTCGGGGCGTCCCTGGATTGTATGGGAGGCGGAATTTAAGCGTGAGAAAATCGGGGATATGCCTACGGAAATGTTTTACCATTTCTTCAAGAGCTTCTCCGATGCTGCTCGTTGCAACCTCAACATAAAGGCCGAAGGGCAGAACGAGCACCATAAGATCGAAGCCATCTTCAAGGCCGTGGCCAAGTCTATAAAAATGGCGCTGGTGCGTGACGCCGGCAAGATGGAAATTCCAAGCACGAAGGGCATTTTGTGA
- the hisG gene encoding ATP phosphoribosyltransferase: protein MIRLAIQKSGRLSEDSLNLIRECGISFQTSSYKLKTEATNFPLEILYLRDDDIPGYVQDGVADLGIVGQNVLVEAGLPALELEPLGFSKCRLSLAVPRAAGYDSVQDLQGMNIATSYPKILGDYLAERGVKANLHTISGSVEIAPSIGLAEAICDIVSSGSTLLGNGLREVETVFRSEAVLIAHQNLTAEKREILEQLQFRMQAVRRARRNKYILLNAPTAALDAVKALLPGIKSPTVTPLAEEGWVSVQSVVNEDDFWHITGQLKAVGAEGILVLPIEKMIS from the coding sequence ATGATTCGTCTTGCCATCCAGAAATCGGGCCGTCTGAGCGAAGACTCCCTCAACCTGATTCGTGAATGCGGCATCAGCTTCCAGACCAGCTCCTATAAGCTCAAAACCGAAGCCACCAACTTTCCCCTCGAAATCCTGTACCTGCGCGACGACGATATTCCGGGCTACGTGCAGGATGGCGTGGCCGATCTGGGCATCGTAGGCCAAAACGTGTTGGTAGAGGCCGGGCTGCCCGCGCTGGAATTGGAGCCACTGGGCTTTAGCAAGTGCCGTCTGAGCCTGGCGGTGCCCCGCGCCGCCGGCTACGACTCAGTGCAGGATCTGCAGGGCATGAACATTGCCACCTCGTACCCCAAGATTCTCGGTGATTACCTGGCGGAGCGCGGTGTGAAGGCTAACCTACACACCATCAGTGGTTCCGTGGAAATTGCGCCCAGCATCGGGCTGGCCGAAGCCATCTGCGACATTGTAAGCAGTGGTTCAACGTTGCTCGGCAATGGCCTACGGGAAGTAGAAACCGTATTCCGCTCCGAGGCAGTCCTCATCGCGCACCAGAACCTCACGGCCGAAAAGCGGGAGATTTTGGAGCAGCTGCAGTTCCGGATGCAGGCCGTGCGCCGCGCCCGGCGCAACAAGTACATTTTGCTGAACGCGCCCACGGCGGCCCTCGATGCCGTTAAAGCCTTGCTGCCCGGCATCAAGTCGCCGACGGTGACGCCGCTGGCAGAAGAAGGTTGGGTGTCCGTGCAGTCGGTGGTGAATGAAGACGACTTCTGGCACATCACGGGCCAGTTGAAGGCGGTAGGCGCCGAAGGAATTCTGGTGCTGCCCATCGAGAAAATGATTTCTTGA
- the hisA gene encoding 1-(5-phosphoribosyl)-5-[(5-phosphoribosylamino)methylideneamino]imidazole-4-carboxamide isomerase, which yields MEIIPAIDLINGQCVRLTEGDFAQQTTYDSDPLAVAQRFEQHGVKRLHLVDLDGARAKRPVNLPVLERIARHTGLVVDYGGGLQSDEALRQAFEAGAAQITAGSIAVREPETVNSWLHTFGADKILVGADFRDNHIAINAWAEQSERTLQEFLENYLAVGATTFICTDVSKDGKLQGPALETYRELRQTLPAARLIASGGVTTMADVEALAEIGMHGAIIGKAIYEGTITLQQLKAWL from the coding sequence ATGGAAATAATTCCTGCTATTGACCTGATTAATGGCCAATGCGTGCGCCTCACGGAAGGTGACTTTGCCCAGCAGACGACCTACGACTCCGACCCCCTAGCCGTGGCCCAGCGCTTTGAGCAGCACGGCGTGAAGCGCCTGCACCTGGTAGACCTGGATGGGGCCCGCGCCAAGCGTCCCGTGAACCTGCCGGTATTAGAGCGCATTGCGCGCCACACGGGCCTGGTAGTAGATTACGGCGGTGGCCTACAGAGCGACGAAGCGTTGCGCCAGGCCTTCGAGGCGGGAGCCGCGCAGATAACCGCTGGCAGTATTGCGGTGCGGGAACCCGAAACCGTGAACAGCTGGCTGCACACCTTCGGGGCCGATAAGATTCTGGTGGGCGCTGATTTTCGCGACAACCATATTGCCATAAATGCCTGGGCCGAGCAAAGTGAGCGGACGCTGCAGGAATTTCTGGAGAACTACCTCGCGGTGGGCGCCACTACCTTCATCTGCACCGATGTCAGCAAGGATGGCAAGCTGCAGGGGCCGGCCTTGGAAACGTACCGGGAGCTGCGCCAGACGCTACCCGCGGCTCGCCTGATTGCCAGCGGCGGCGTCACGACGATGGCGGATGTGGAAGCGCTGGCCGAAATAGGAATGCACGGGGCCATTATCGGCAAGGCTATCTACGAAGGCACCATTACCCTGCAGCAGCTGAAAGCCTGGCTGTAG
- a CDS encoding lipid-A-disaccharide synthase N-terminal domain-containing protein: protein MSTELVARFIGLLSQGLFSSRIILQWIKSERAKQVLVPALFWQISLISSFLMIIYGILRHDPVILGAQLISYGIYIRNLQLLGEWNKLNAWFRAAAYAFPLATLVLFFVGTPNFSFQRMLHTPIPGGWLVLGALGQVVFLLRFVYQWLYSERKGESVLPLGFWVVSLVGSFLVLIYAILRRDEVLILGNVPGMVVYTRNIVLLRREQARQHTGQVPVA from the coding sequence ATGAGCACCGAACTCGTTGCCCGGTTTATTGGCCTGTTGTCGCAGGGCCTGTTTAGCAGCCGTATCATCCTACAATGGATCAAAAGCGAGCGGGCCAAGCAGGTGCTGGTGCCGGCGCTGTTCTGGCAGATCAGCCTGATATCATCCTTCCTGATGATCATCTACGGCATCCTGCGCCACGACCCCGTTATTCTGGGCGCCCAACTCATCAGCTACGGTATCTACATCCGGAACCTGCAGCTGCTGGGTGAGTGGAACAAGCTTAATGCCTGGTTTCGGGCCGCGGCGTATGCGTTTCCGCTGGCTACACTGGTGCTGTTTTTTGTGGGCACGCCCAACTTTAGCTTCCAGCGCATGCTGCACACGCCCATTCCGGGGGGCTGGCTGGTGCTGGGCGCCCTAGGCCAGGTAGTGTTCCTGCTGCGCTTTGTGTACCAGTGGCTGTATTCGGAGCGCAAGGGCGAGTCGGTGCTGCCGCTGGGCTTCTGGGTAGTGAGCCTGGTGGGTTCCTTTCTGGTGTTGATTTACGCCATTCTGCGCCGCGATGAAGTGCTGATTCTGGGCAACGTGCCCGGTATGGTGGTGTACACCCGCAATATTGTGCTGCTGCGCCGCGAGCAGGCCCGCCAGCACACGGGCCAAGTGCCTGTGGCGTAA
- the hisC gene encoding histidinol-phosphate transaminase — protein MFDLLSLVRPNIRAMKPYSSARDEFQGEAHVMLDANENSLGSAGPELFNRYPDPLQRAVKAELAKLKGVAENQIFLGNGSDEAIDLLVRLVCIPGQDSILVLPPTYGMYEVAANLNDVRLERLPLTPDFQIASETIAQIVASDAKIVFLCSPNNPTGNLLHAEAIEKILRGFRGLVVVDEAYADFAAFPSWTTRLAEFPNLVVLQTFSKAWGLAGLRLGMAFASPDVVGFLNKIKPPYNVSEATQQHALAALHDAARFEQMREQLLIGRNWLAERLPELAIIEKVFPSDANFLLARFRPDATAVYEFLVARGIIVRNRTTQPGCAGTLRLTVGTPSENEQLLQALQEFK, from the coding sequence ATGTTTGATTTACTCAGCCTCGTTCGCCCCAATATCCGGGCAATGAAACCCTACTCTTCGGCTCGCGACGAATTTCAGGGAGAGGCGCATGTCATGCTCGACGCCAACGAGAACAGCCTCGGGAGCGCGGGTCCCGAGCTGTTCAACCGCTACCCCGACCCGCTGCAGCGCGCCGTGAAAGCGGAGCTGGCTAAGCTGAAAGGCGTGGCCGAAAACCAGATTTTCCTCGGCAACGGTTCCGATGAGGCCATCGACCTGTTGGTGCGGCTAGTGTGCATTCCGGGCCAGGACAGCATTCTGGTGTTGCCGCCTACCTATGGAATGTATGAGGTGGCGGCCAACCTGAACGATGTTCGTCTGGAGCGCCTGCCACTCACGCCGGATTTTCAGATTGCGTCCGAAACCATTGCGCAGATAGTGGCCTCCGACGCCAAAATCGTGTTCTTGTGCTCGCCCAATAACCCCACCGGCAACCTGCTGCACGCCGAAGCTATAGAAAAGATTTTGCGTGGCTTCCGGGGTTTGGTGGTAGTGGATGAGGCCTACGCCGATTTCGCGGCCTTTCCCAGTTGGACTACCCGCCTGGCAGAATTCCCCAACCTAGTCGTGCTCCAGACGTTTTCTAAAGCGTGGGGTCTGGCTGGCCTACGCCTGGGTATGGCGTTTGCCTCGCCAGACGTGGTTGGGTTCCTCAACAAAATCAAGCCTCCTTATAATGTATCGGAGGCAACGCAACAGCACGCCCTGGCCGCGCTGCACGATGCCGCTCGCTTCGAGCAGATGCGCGAGCAACTCCTCATCGGCCGCAACTGGCTGGCGGAGCGCCTGCCTGAGCTGGCCATCATTGAGAAAGTGTTTCCTTCGGACGCCAACTTTCTGCTGGCCCGGTTCCGCCCCGATGCTACGGCCGTCTATGAGTTCCTGGTGGCTCGCGGTATCATCGTGCGCAACCGGACTACCCAGCCGGGGTGTGCCGGCACGCTTCGCCTCACGGTTGGTACCCCTTCAGAAAATGAACAGCTGCTCCAGGCCCTGCAGGAATTTAAGTAG
- a CDS encoding OmpA family protein codes for MQQQETIGAAVEMSFTEDILLQLSTTLGQSSTVVKHAVDQLTELVIITLQDRLVRPNGEEAIWTLSEQAYQAAALQHLGSPESFGGRGQRLMEGLLAGNYEFTIQRIATATGLPLAGFPVLIEVVVGTVLGTLGQLAASAALDAAGLGQWLQHQEALAKVAAPVTPRAPVAQPASTLQKQAAPKPVTKPVAPTVRVAQPTAGAGPLPPPVASAAPVATATDSPEKETFHRFTVAGAGTWEKVGGGITFTPDRASSWLGRARMLRLPRLPRSKWLLALPAVGLVYLMGYGGGYFLLPNPGNPASSLPTSKPEMRVATVANRSAVPQRLHAPVEPAQETVTKPKPAAVLPAGHYDPISDTYIYTTGEPLIITLPDGSRQRVGSNSTEYRLYSLLTDPAQQVDTLDSAGSLLNLDRVTFTSGNATLTEESQEQLRNLAGILKAFPQAIVKLGGYTDDSGDARANQLLSRERAMAARRALINLGVASRRLLAQGYGAQALVASNAAPVGRALNRRLSLQVIRKTGPAHLPESAVQARSAERPRTVSSALGSTARRSRSRTRNSSSVRASTRPRSKVGQWIQHLKKGIRGKRKAEG; via the coding sequence ATGCAGCAGCAGGAAACTATAGGGGCAGCCGTCGAGATGAGTTTTACGGAGGATATTCTTCTCCAACTCAGCACGACGCTTGGGCAAAGCTCAACAGTTGTTAAGCATGCGGTAGATCAGCTGACGGAATTAGTCATCATTACTCTGCAGGACCGGCTTGTTCGGCCGAATGGGGAAGAAGCCATCTGGACGCTCTCAGAACAGGCGTATCAGGCGGCGGCTTTGCAGCACTTGGGCTCTCCTGAATCGTTTGGCGGGCGCGGCCAAAGGTTGATGGAGGGGCTTTTGGCCGGTAACTACGAGTTCACCATCCAACGGATAGCCACCGCTACTGGCCTTCCGCTGGCCGGATTCCCGGTGCTAATTGAAGTGGTTGTGGGGACCGTATTAGGAACCCTAGGCCAGCTGGCGGCCAGCGCAGCCCTTGATGCCGCCGGTCTTGGCCAGTGGTTGCAGCATCAGGAGGCGCTGGCTAAGGTTGCGGCCCCTGTTACACCTCGGGCCCCCGTAGCACAGCCTGCCTCGACTCTACAGAAGCAGGCTGCCCCCAAGCCAGTCACGAAACCAGTTGCCCCCACGGTGCGCGTAGCCCAGCCTACTGCTGGTGCGGGGCCGCTGCCACCGCCTGTTGCTTCAGCAGCGCCTGTGGCTACTGCCACTGATTCGCCCGAAAAAGAAACGTTTCACCGCTTTACAGTGGCCGGAGCTGGTACCTGGGAGAAAGTAGGCGGCGGCATCACGTTTACCCCAGACAGGGCTAGTAGTTGGTTGGGCAGGGCCAGGATGCTTCGGTTGCCCCGTTTGCCGCGCTCAAAATGGCTTCTGGCGCTGCCCGCAGTAGGTCTGGTTTATTTGATGGGCTACGGGGGTGGGTATTTTTTACTTCCCAATCCCGGGAATCCGGCTAGTTCCTTGCCTACAAGCAAACCGGAAATGCGGGTGGCTACGGTGGCCAATCGGTCCGCGGTACCACAACGACTCCATGCGCCGGTCGAGCCTGCCCAGGAAACGGTAACCAAGCCAAAACCCGCCGCTGTTTTGCCCGCGGGGCACTATGACCCCATTTCCGATACTTATATCTATACCACGGGGGAACCCCTGATTATAACGCTACCCGATGGCAGCCGCCAACGGGTAGGCTCCAACTCCACGGAATACCGCCTGTATAGCCTCCTGACCGATCCTGCGCAGCAGGTAGATACCCTGGATTCGGCCGGCAGCCTCCTGAACCTGGATCGGGTTACCTTCACTTCCGGCAACGCTACGCTCACCGAGGAATCGCAGGAACAACTCCGGAATTTAGCCGGCATTCTGAAAGCTTTTCCTCAGGCAATAGTTAAGCTGGGCGGCTACACCGATGATTCCGGAGATGCCCGTGCCAATCAGCTCCTGAGTCGGGAACGAGCTATGGCGGCCAGGCGTGCCCTCATAAACCTGGGGGTAGCCAGCCGCCGGCTGCTGGCCCAGGGATATGGAGCTCAGGCCCTGGTGGCCTCCAATGCCGCGCCCGTGGGCCGGGCCCTCAACCGACGGCTGAGCCTGCAGGTCATCCGTAAGACGGGGCCTGCCCATTTGCCCGAATCTGCAGTGCAAGCGCGGTCTGCCGAGCGGCCTCGTACAGTGTCATCGGCCCTGGGCAGCACAGCTCGCCGTTCCCGTTCCCGAACCCGCAACTCGTCAAGCGTGCGAGCCAGCACCCGGCCGCGTTCTAAGGTGGGTCAGTGGATTCAGCACCTGAAAAAAGGTATCCGGGGAAAGCGGAAAGCCGAGGGGTGA
- the hisF gene encoding imidazole glycerol phosphate synthase subunit HisF: MLTKRIIPCLDVKDGRTVKGVRFEGLRDAGDPVALASRYAREGADELVFLDITATNQKRATLVALVRDVARELDIPFTVGGGIGTISDVEALLMNGADKVSINSAALARPELIDELAARFGSQCIVVAADTRYNDADGWQVYTRAGTNNTGRNAVEWCREAADRGAGEILLTSMSNDGTKDGFALDITGAVSRALTIPVVASGGAGSKQDFTNVFLQAHADAGLAASIFHFGEIGIRELKEHLRQDGIPVRL; encoded by the coding sequence ATGCTAACCAAACGAATCATTCCCTGCCTCGACGTGAAGGACGGCCGCACGGTGAAGGGCGTACGTTTTGAAGGACTGCGCGACGCCGGCGACCCGGTGGCCCTGGCCTCCCGCTACGCCCGCGAAGGCGCCGATGAACTCGTGTTTCTCGATATCACGGCTACCAATCAGAAGCGCGCGACGCTGGTGGCGCTGGTGCGTGACGTGGCCCGCGAGCTGGACATACCGTTCACCGTGGGCGGCGGCATCGGGACGATTTCCGACGTGGAAGCGCTGCTGATGAACGGAGCCGATAAAGTCAGCATCAATTCGGCGGCACTGGCGCGGCCGGAGTTGATAGATGAGCTGGCGGCCCGCTTTGGCTCGCAGTGCATTGTGGTGGCTGCCGATACGCGCTACAACGATGCCGATGGCTGGCAGGTGTATACCCGCGCGGGCACCAACAACACCGGCCGCAATGCCGTGGAATGGTGCCGCGAAGCTGCCGACCGCGGCGCCGGCGAGATTCTGCTAACCTCCATGAGCAACGATGGCACTAAGGATGGCTTCGCCCTGGATATTACGGGCGCCGTAAGCCGGGCCCTAACCATTCCGGTGGTGGCGTCGGGTGGGGCAGGCTCCAAGCAGGACTTCACCAACGTATTCTTACAAGCCCACGCCGATGCCGGACTGGCGGCCAGCATCTTCCACTTCGGTGAAATCGGTATTCGGGAGCTGAAGGAACATCTGCGCCAGGACGGGATTCCGGTGCGGCTATAA
- the hisH gene encoding imidazole glycerol phosphate synthase subunit HisH, whose product MEIAVVDYKGGNVQSVLFALERLGVQATLTADHEVIRRAAKVLFPGEGEAASAMRELQAQGLDTLLPTLTQPFLGICLGMQLLGRHSEEGGGTKMLDILPFDVVRFPASAEYKVPHMGWNTLGHLRSPLFAGLQEQDYVYFVHSYYAPVGGYTIAQGEYPAPFSAAVQYENFYAVQFHTEKSGPIGTRILENFLNL is encoded by the coding sequence ATGGAAATAGCAGTAGTTGATTATAAAGGCGGGAATGTCCAGTCGGTGTTGTTCGCTTTGGAGCGCCTCGGCGTGCAGGCAACCCTGACGGCCGACCATGAGGTAATCCGTCGGGCCGCTAAGGTGTTGTTCCCTGGTGAAGGAGAAGCCGCTTCGGCAATGCGGGAGCTGCAGGCTCAGGGCCTGGATACCTTACTGCCTACACTCACCCAACCATTCCTTGGTATATGCCTGGGGATGCAGCTGCTGGGCCGGCACAGTGAGGAAGGTGGGGGCACAAAAATGCTGGACATCTTGCCTTTCGATGTGGTGCGTTTTCCGGCCTCGGCCGAGTACAAGGTTCCGCACATGGGCTGGAACACGCTAGGCCACCTTCGCTCTCCGTTGTTTGCCGGCCTACAGGAGCAGGACTACGTGTACTTTGTGCATAGCTACTATGCGCCGGTCGGCGGGTATACCATTGCCCAGGGCGAGTACCCGGCACCGTTCAGTGCGGCCGTGCAGTATGAGAACTTTTATGCCGTGCAGTTCCACACCGAAAAGAGCGGCCCTATTGGTACCCGCATCCTGGAAAACTTTCTGAACCTATAA